A region from the Pungitius pungitius chromosome 16, fPunPun2.1, whole genome shotgun sequence genome encodes:
- the ccdc61 gene encoding centrosomal protein CCDC61 isoform X2 — MEEGSELMEDIVFRGVAFSVKVEVDKGLLIVEISDSATADQWRGDFDPAYIEDLTRKTGNFKQFPIFCSMLESAVRKMSDSVTLDLLTYADLELLRNRKAGVVSRPHGHQQSSVLTAKRYLILIYTVEFDRIHYPLPLPYVGKPDPAALQKEVRALKAQLGAVSSHGINKSAELEIQRLRAELALVKEEKDAMAKAVERLQSSGGGPTAGREDWRVRDVVRTLEEQLVKERAKSQRSASKRCQEQRHLMEQFEDLRASECALRIRVKTLTSELALLRRGLDKLIIRVTPVAGRVDREAYRSVSGERRSGYGTVRARSGSRERMDGRGQRSGERARRADSSGPRARIPRPSPSPTGSQVQRFDPTAYIQDRQRRLKEADLKKQRKVRRDLTSPTLPERGRSRSREAYPQTARSNSRGRSLSVERRASRNSSASSLADMDEMPQNLFRGRKPTHNGPNSRGGLLTRKQFCSTPTHRVNDKENSIDTGAELSEIDARLLALQEYMRDLDTGH, encoded by the exons ATGGAGGAGGGCTCCGAGCTGATGGAGGACATTGTATTTCGAGGAGTGGCGTTTTCCGTGAAGGTAGAGGTCGATAAGGGTTTGCTGATAGTGGAAATCTCTGATTCAGCGACAGCGGATCAATGGAGAGGGGACTTCGATCCAGCAT atATTGAGGACCTCACCCGCAAAACTGGCAACTTCAAGCAGTTCCCCATTTTCTGCAGCATGTTAGAATCCGCAGTCAGAAAG ATGAGTGATTCTGTTACTCTTGACCTCTTGACCTACGCGGATCTGGAGCTGCTTCGTAACAGAAAAGCAGGGGTAGTTAGTCGTCCTCATGGCCATCAGCAGTCATCTGTTCTCACTGCCAAAAGATACTTAATCCTCATATATACTGTGGAGTTTGACAG GATACACTACCCCTTACCCCTGCCCTATGTGGGTAAGCCCGACCCGGCTGCACTGCAGAAGGAAGTCCGAGCTCTTAAGGCGCAGCTCGGCGCCGTCTCCTCTCATGGAATCAACAAATCTGCAGAACTAGAAATACAACGGCTACGAGCAGA GCTGGCTCtggtaaaagaagaaaaggatgcCATGGCTAAGGCTGTGGAGCGGCTGCAGAGCAGTGGAGGCGGTCCCACAGCTGGCCGAGAGGACTGGAGGGTGCGAGACGTGGTGAGGacgctggaggagcagctggtcaAGGAGAGGGCCAAAAGCCAACGTTCGGCGAGCAAGAGATGCCAGGAGCAGCGACACCTAATGGAGCAG TTCGAGGACTTGCGGGCATCAGAGTGCGCTCTCCGCATTCGGGTCAAGACTCTGACCAGCGAACTGGCGTTACTACGGAGAGGGTTAGACAAACTAATCAT cagagTGACTCCGGTGGCGGGTCGCGTCGACAGGGAAGCGTATCGCTCGGTGTCCGGCGAGAGGAGGTCGGGGTACGGGACAGTCAGGGCTCGCTCGGGATCAAGAGAACGGATGGAtggcagaggtcaaaggtcaggggaaAGAGCCAGAAGAGCAGACTCCTCCGGACCACGCGCTCGCATACCCCGGCCGTCGCCGTCTCCCACCG GGTCCCAGGTGCAACGCTTTGACCCGACAGCCTACATCCAAGACAGGCAGCGCAGACTGAAGGAGGCCGACCTTAAAAA ACAGAGGAAGGTACGGAGGGACCTGACGTCACCCACGCTCCCCGAGAGGGGCCGATCTCGCTCCAGAGAGGCCTACCCTCAGACGGCCCGGTCCAACAGCAGAGGCAGGAGTTTATCAGTGGAGCGGCGAGCGAGTAGGAACTCCTCCGCCAGCTCGTTGGCAGATATGGACGAAATGCCCCAAAATCTGTTCAG AGGAAGGAAACCAACTCATAACGGACCAAAT TCTAGAGGAGGCCTTTTGACCAGGAAACAATTTTGCAGTACTCCAACACACAGAGTGAATGACAAAG AGAACTCCATAGATACAGGGGCCGAGCTGTCAGAGATCGACGCCAGGCTATTGGCTCTTCAGGAGTACATGAGGGACCTGGATACAGGACATTAA
- the ccdc61 gene encoding centrosomal protein CCDC61 isoform X1, whose translation MEEGSELMEDIVFRGVAFSVKVEVDKGLLIVEISDSATADQWRGDFDPAYIEDLTRKTGNFKQFPIFCSMLESAVRKMSDSVTLDLLTYADLELLRNRKAGVVSRPHGHQQSSVLTAKRYLILIYTVEFDRIHYPLPLPYVGKPDPAALQKEVRALKAQLGAVSSHGINKSAELEIQRLRAELALVKEEKDAMAKAVERLQSSGGGPTAGREDWRVRDVVRTLEEQLVKERAKSQRSASKRCQEQRHLMEQFEDLRASECALRIRVKTLTSELALLRRGLDKLIIRVTPVAGRVDREAYRSVSGERRSGYGTVRARSGSRERMDGRGQRSGERARRADSSGPRARIPRPSPSPTGSQVQRFDPTAYIQDRQRRLKEADLKKQRKVRRDLTSPTLPERGRSRSREAYPQTARSNSRGRSLSVERRASRNSSASSLADMDEMPQNLFRGRKPTHNGPNVSRGGLLTRKQFCSTPTHRVNDKENSIDTGAELSEIDARLLALQEYMRDLDTGH comes from the exons ATGGAGGAGGGCTCCGAGCTGATGGAGGACATTGTATTTCGAGGAGTGGCGTTTTCCGTGAAGGTAGAGGTCGATAAGGGTTTGCTGATAGTGGAAATCTCTGATTCAGCGACAGCGGATCAATGGAGAGGGGACTTCGATCCAGCAT atATTGAGGACCTCACCCGCAAAACTGGCAACTTCAAGCAGTTCCCCATTTTCTGCAGCATGTTAGAATCCGCAGTCAGAAAG ATGAGTGATTCTGTTACTCTTGACCTCTTGACCTACGCGGATCTGGAGCTGCTTCGTAACAGAAAAGCAGGGGTAGTTAGTCGTCCTCATGGCCATCAGCAGTCATCTGTTCTCACTGCCAAAAGATACTTAATCCTCATATATACTGTGGAGTTTGACAG GATACACTACCCCTTACCCCTGCCCTATGTGGGTAAGCCCGACCCGGCTGCACTGCAGAAGGAAGTCCGAGCTCTTAAGGCGCAGCTCGGCGCCGTCTCCTCTCATGGAATCAACAAATCTGCAGAACTAGAAATACAACGGCTACGAGCAGA GCTGGCTCtggtaaaagaagaaaaggatgcCATGGCTAAGGCTGTGGAGCGGCTGCAGAGCAGTGGAGGCGGTCCCACAGCTGGCCGAGAGGACTGGAGGGTGCGAGACGTGGTGAGGacgctggaggagcagctggtcaAGGAGAGGGCCAAAAGCCAACGTTCGGCGAGCAAGAGATGCCAGGAGCAGCGACACCTAATGGAGCAG TTCGAGGACTTGCGGGCATCAGAGTGCGCTCTCCGCATTCGGGTCAAGACTCTGACCAGCGAACTGGCGTTACTACGGAGAGGGTTAGACAAACTAATCAT cagagTGACTCCGGTGGCGGGTCGCGTCGACAGGGAAGCGTATCGCTCGGTGTCCGGCGAGAGGAGGTCGGGGTACGGGACAGTCAGGGCTCGCTCGGGATCAAGAGAACGGATGGAtggcagaggtcaaaggtcaggggaaAGAGCCAGAAGAGCAGACTCCTCCGGACCACGCGCTCGCATACCCCGGCCGTCGCCGTCTCCCACCG GGTCCCAGGTGCAACGCTTTGACCCGACAGCCTACATCCAAGACAGGCAGCGCAGACTGAAGGAGGCCGACCTTAAAAA ACAGAGGAAGGTACGGAGGGACCTGACGTCACCCACGCTCCCCGAGAGGGGCCGATCTCGCTCCAGAGAGGCCTACCCTCAGACGGCCCGGTCCAACAGCAGAGGCAGGAGTTTATCAGTGGAGCGGCGAGCGAGTAGGAACTCCTCCGCCAGCTCGTTGGCAGATATGGACGAAATGCCCCAAAATCTGTTCAG AGGAAGGAAACCAACTCATAACGGACCAAATGTG TCTAGAGGAGGCCTTTTGACCAGGAAACAATTTTGCAGTACTCCAACACACAGAGTGAATGACAAAG AGAACTCCATAGATACAGGGGCCGAGCTGTCAGAGATCGACGCCAGGCTATTGGCTCTTCAGGAGTACATGAGGGACCTGGATACAGGACATTAA
- the ccdc61 gene encoding centrosomal protein CCDC61 isoform X4, translating into MEEGSELMEDIVFRGVAFSVKVEVDKGLLIVEISDSATADQWRGDFDPAYIEDLTRKTGNFKQFPIFCSMLESAVRKMSDSVTLDLLTYADLELLRNRKAGVVSRPHGHQQSSVLTAKRYLILIYTVEFDRIHYPLPLPYVGKPDPAALQKEVRALKAQLGAVSSHGINKSAELEIQRLRAELALVKEEKDAMAKAVERLQSSGGGPTAGREDWRVRDVVRTLEEQLVKERAKSQRSASKRCQEQRHLMEQFEDLRASECALRIRVKTLTSELALLRRGVTPVAGRVDREAYRSVSGERRSGYGTVRARSGSRERMDGRGQRSGERARRADSSGPRARIPRPSPSPTGSQVQRFDPTAYIQDRQRRLKEADLKKQRKVRRDLTSPTLPERGRSRSREAYPQTARSNSRGRSLSVERRASRNSSASSLADMDEMPQNLFRGRKPTHNGPNVSRGGLLTRKQFCSTPTHRVNDKENSIDTGAELSEIDARLLALQEYMRDLDTGH; encoded by the exons ATGGAGGAGGGCTCCGAGCTGATGGAGGACATTGTATTTCGAGGAGTGGCGTTTTCCGTGAAGGTAGAGGTCGATAAGGGTTTGCTGATAGTGGAAATCTCTGATTCAGCGACAGCGGATCAATGGAGAGGGGACTTCGATCCAGCAT atATTGAGGACCTCACCCGCAAAACTGGCAACTTCAAGCAGTTCCCCATTTTCTGCAGCATGTTAGAATCCGCAGTCAGAAAG ATGAGTGATTCTGTTACTCTTGACCTCTTGACCTACGCGGATCTGGAGCTGCTTCGTAACAGAAAAGCAGGGGTAGTTAGTCGTCCTCATGGCCATCAGCAGTCATCTGTTCTCACTGCCAAAAGATACTTAATCCTCATATATACTGTGGAGTTTGACAG GATACACTACCCCTTACCCCTGCCCTATGTGGGTAAGCCCGACCCGGCTGCACTGCAGAAGGAAGTCCGAGCTCTTAAGGCGCAGCTCGGCGCCGTCTCCTCTCATGGAATCAACAAATCTGCAGAACTAGAAATACAACGGCTACGAGCAGA GCTGGCTCtggtaaaagaagaaaaggatgcCATGGCTAAGGCTGTGGAGCGGCTGCAGAGCAGTGGAGGCGGTCCCACAGCTGGCCGAGAGGACTGGAGGGTGCGAGACGTGGTGAGGacgctggaggagcagctggtcaAGGAGAGGGCCAAAAGCCAACGTTCGGCGAGCAAGAGATGCCAGGAGCAGCGACACCTAATGGAGCAG TTCGAGGACTTGCGGGCATCAGAGTGCGCTCTCCGCATTCGGGTCAAGACTCTGACCAGCGAACTGGCGTTACTACGGAGAGG agTGACTCCGGTGGCGGGTCGCGTCGACAGGGAAGCGTATCGCTCGGTGTCCGGCGAGAGGAGGTCGGGGTACGGGACAGTCAGGGCTCGCTCGGGATCAAGAGAACGGATGGAtggcagaggtcaaaggtcaggggaaAGAGCCAGAAGAGCAGACTCCTCCGGACCACGCGCTCGCATACCCCGGCCGTCGCCGTCTCCCACCG GGTCCCAGGTGCAACGCTTTGACCCGACAGCCTACATCCAAGACAGGCAGCGCAGACTGAAGGAGGCCGACCTTAAAAA ACAGAGGAAGGTACGGAGGGACCTGACGTCACCCACGCTCCCCGAGAGGGGCCGATCTCGCTCCAGAGAGGCCTACCCTCAGACGGCCCGGTCCAACAGCAGAGGCAGGAGTTTATCAGTGGAGCGGCGAGCGAGTAGGAACTCCTCCGCCAGCTCGTTGGCAGATATGGACGAAATGCCCCAAAATCTGTTCAG AGGAAGGAAACCAACTCATAACGGACCAAATGTG TCTAGAGGAGGCCTTTTGACCAGGAAACAATTTTGCAGTACTCCAACACACAGAGTGAATGACAAAG AGAACTCCATAGATACAGGGGCCGAGCTGTCAGAGATCGACGCCAGGCTATTGGCTCTTCAGGAGTACATGAGGGACCTGGATACAGGACATTAA
- the ccdc61 gene encoding centrosomal protein CCDC61 isoform X3: MEEGSELMEDIVFRGVAFSVKVEVDKGLLIVEISDSATADQWRGDFDPAYIEDLTRKTGNFKQFPIFCSMLESAVRKMSDSVTLDLLTYADLELLRNRKAGVVSRPHGHQQSSVLTAKRYLILIYTVEFDRIHYPLPLPYVGKPDPAALQKEVRALKAQLGAVSSHGINKSAELEIQRLRAELALVKEEKDAMAKAVERLQSSGGGPTAGREDWRVRDVVRTLEEQLVKERAKSQRSASKRCQEQRHLMEQFEDLRASECALRIRVKTLTSELALLRRGRVTPVAGRVDREAYRSVSGERRSGYGTVRARSGSRERMDGRGQRSGERARRADSSGPRARIPRPSPSPTGSQVQRFDPTAYIQDRQRRLKEADLKKQRKVRRDLTSPTLPERGRSRSREAYPQTARSNSRGRSLSVERRASRNSSASSLADMDEMPQNLFRGRKPTHNGPNVSRGGLLTRKQFCSTPTHRVNDKENSIDTGAELSEIDARLLALQEYMRDLDTGH; encoded by the exons ATGGAGGAGGGCTCCGAGCTGATGGAGGACATTGTATTTCGAGGAGTGGCGTTTTCCGTGAAGGTAGAGGTCGATAAGGGTTTGCTGATAGTGGAAATCTCTGATTCAGCGACAGCGGATCAATGGAGAGGGGACTTCGATCCAGCAT atATTGAGGACCTCACCCGCAAAACTGGCAACTTCAAGCAGTTCCCCATTTTCTGCAGCATGTTAGAATCCGCAGTCAGAAAG ATGAGTGATTCTGTTACTCTTGACCTCTTGACCTACGCGGATCTGGAGCTGCTTCGTAACAGAAAAGCAGGGGTAGTTAGTCGTCCTCATGGCCATCAGCAGTCATCTGTTCTCACTGCCAAAAGATACTTAATCCTCATATATACTGTGGAGTTTGACAG GATACACTACCCCTTACCCCTGCCCTATGTGGGTAAGCCCGACCCGGCTGCACTGCAGAAGGAAGTCCGAGCTCTTAAGGCGCAGCTCGGCGCCGTCTCCTCTCATGGAATCAACAAATCTGCAGAACTAGAAATACAACGGCTACGAGCAGA GCTGGCTCtggtaaaagaagaaaaggatgcCATGGCTAAGGCTGTGGAGCGGCTGCAGAGCAGTGGAGGCGGTCCCACAGCTGGCCGAGAGGACTGGAGGGTGCGAGACGTGGTGAGGacgctggaggagcagctggtcaAGGAGAGGGCCAAAAGCCAACGTTCGGCGAGCAAGAGATGCCAGGAGCAGCGACACCTAATGGAGCAG TTCGAGGACTTGCGGGCATCAGAGTGCGCTCTCCGCATTCGGGTCAAGACTCTGACCAGCGAACTGGCGTTACTACGGAGAGG cagagTGACTCCGGTGGCGGGTCGCGTCGACAGGGAAGCGTATCGCTCGGTGTCCGGCGAGAGGAGGTCGGGGTACGGGACAGTCAGGGCTCGCTCGGGATCAAGAGAACGGATGGAtggcagaggtcaaaggtcaggggaaAGAGCCAGAAGAGCAGACTCCTCCGGACCACGCGCTCGCATACCCCGGCCGTCGCCGTCTCCCACCG GGTCCCAGGTGCAACGCTTTGACCCGACAGCCTACATCCAAGACAGGCAGCGCAGACTGAAGGAGGCCGACCTTAAAAA ACAGAGGAAGGTACGGAGGGACCTGACGTCACCCACGCTCCCCGAGAGGGGCCGATCTCGCTCCAGAGAGGCCTACCCTCAGACGGCCCGGTCCAACAGCAGAGGCAGGAGTTTATCAGTGGAGCGGCGAGCGAGTAGGAACTCCTCCGCCAGCTCGTTGGCAGATATGGACGAAATGCCCCAAAATCTGTTCAG AGGAAGGAAACCAACTCATAACGGACCAAATGTG TCTAGAGGAGGCCTTTTGACCAGGAAACAATTTTGCAGTACTCCAACACACAGAGTGAATGACAAAG AGAACTCCATAGATACAGGGGCCGAGCTGTCAGAGATCGACGCCAGGCTATTGGCTCTTCAGGAGTACATGAGGGACCTGGATACAGGACATTAA
- the itpkca gene encoding inositol-trisphosphate 3-kinase C: MFYESSAWKKHKSCGTSTLLPMTPKKPHQWMQVVGHAGSFHVGDYGTLLKRFCEGEQQCYLRLMEDVLRPYVPAYHGVVQRDEQNYNIMDNLLTHFNRPAIMDCKMGSRTYLEGELLVARERPQPRKDMYDKMVAVDPEAPTVQERSQHAVLKTRYMQWRETLSSTTSLGFRIEGFRKSNEECDTNFKRTKSREQVIEALDNFVDSNTHIVWGYLRRLKQLRQVLEASDFFRTHEVVGSSLLFLHDWTGRTGVWMIDFGKTVVLPAHLTLNHRTPWEDGNREDGYLWGLDNLIDMLADMLPLT; encoded by the exons atgttttacgAG AGCTCCGcatggaagaaacacaaaagtTGTGGGACTTCAACTCTCCTACCCATGACTCCTAAGAAACCTCATCAGTGGATGCAAGTGGTCGGACATGCAG gGAGCTTTCATGTTGGGGATTATGGCACACTGCTGAAGAGATTTTGTGAGGGGGAGCAGCAATGCTACCTTAGGCTGATGGAGGATGTGTTGAGGCCCTATGTTCCAGCCTATCACGGTGTGGTGCAGCGGGACGAGCAGAATTATAACATAATGGATAACTTGCTGACCCATTTCAACAGACCGGCCATCATGGACTGCAAGATGGGGAGCCG CACATACCTCGAGGGGGAGCTGCTGGTGGCCAGAGAACGGCCCCAGCCCCGTAAAGACATGTATGACAAGATGGTGGCCGTGGACCCAGAGGCCCCGACGGTGCAGGAGcgatcccagcatgcagtgctgAAAACCAGGTACATGCAGTGGAGGGAAACACTGAGCTCCACAACATCTCTGGGTTTCCGTATCGAAGGATTCAGG AAGTCAAACGAAGAGTGCGACACAAACTTCAAAAGAACCAAAAGCAGAGAGCAAGTGATTGAGGCACTGGACAACTTTGTTGATTCCAATACTCACATTGTG TGGGGATATCTCAGACGGTTGAAACAACTGCGGCAGGTCCTGGAGGCGTCAGACTTTTTCAGGACACACGAG GTGGTTGGCAGTTCCTTACTGTTTCTACATGACTGGACAGGTAGAACAGGAGTCTGGATGATTGACTTTGGAAAGACGGTGGTATTACCGGCACACCTCACCTTGAACCACCGCACTCCGTGGGAAGACGGCAATCGAGAAGATGGCTACCTGTGGGGTCTGGACAACCTTATTGATATGCTGGCCGACATGCTGCCCCTGACCTGA
- the kcnk12l gene encoding potassium channel subfamily K member 13, with product MWCTCAAAVLMAQRRAAGGCCCPRAPVNEDNARFCLLAGLILVYLLCGAAIFSALEHPFELRARRLWKQQLDNFTHRYRVNLGALHTLLRQYEEANGAGIRVDTLRPRWDFSGAFYFVGTVVSTIGFGMTTPATIAGKIFLIFYGLIGCAATILFFNLFLERIITMLAYIMRWCHERRLRCAGVWVVSSREDSGEEDSLEGWKPSVYYVMLILGVASVVIACSASTLYSPMENWSYVDSLYFCFVAFSTIGFGDLVSSQRAQYESQEAYRLGNCIFILMGVCCIYSLFNVISIIIKQTLTWIVGKLVCSGRHQCCSCSRHGCWWFCCPCLKKRNPNHMRPLARVRQKRLKRNTVQPIASHRPAGRHRRTDGSVETVCDSETDAGAAAVGRRMSGEMISVNEFMVSNKVSLALLQKQLSETAHQGPRQSYSHQNGFSGGVGALAIMNNRLQETSMDR from the exons ATGTGGTGcacctgtgctgctgctgtgctcatGGCCCAGAGGAGGGCGGCCggtggctgctgctgccccaGGGCGCCCGTGAATGAAGACAACGCCCGGTTCTGCCTGCTGGCCGGGCTCATCCTGGTCTACCTGCTGTGTGGAGCCGCCATCTTCTCAGCACTGGAACACCCCTTTGAGCTGCGCGCACGGCGCCTCTGGAAACAGCAGCTGGACAACTTCACCCACAGATACCGGGTCAACCTGGGGGCCCTGCACACCCTGCTGCGTCAGTACGAGGAGGCGAACGGAGCCGGGATCAGAGTGGACACGCTGAGGCCCCGTTGGGACTTTTCCGGCGCTTTCTACTTTGTTGGTACAGTGGTCTCCACTATCG GCTTTGGAATGACCACACCGGCGACCATAGCTGGAAAAATCTTCCTAATCTTCTATGGTCTCATCGGCTGTGCCGCCACCATTTTGTTCTTTAACCTCTTCCTGGAGCGGATCATCACAATGTTAGCATACATCATGCGCTGGTGTCACGAGCGCCGGCTGAGGTGTGCTGGAGTCTGGGTTGTGTCGAGCAGGGAAGActccggcgaggaggacagcctGGAAGGCTGGAAGCCATCGGTCTATTACGTGATGCTGATCCTGGGCGTGGCGTCGGTCGTGATCGCGTGCAGCGCCTCCACTCTGTACAGCCCCATGGAGAACTGGAGCTACGTGGACTCCCTCTACTTCTGCTTCGTGGCCTTCAGCACCATCGGCTTCGGGGACCTGGTGAGCAGCCAGAGAGCGCAGTACGAGTCTCAGGAGGCCTACCGACTGGGCAACTGCATTTTCATCCTGATGGGGGTGTGTTGTATCTATTCGCTCTTCAACGTCATTTCCATTATCATCAAGCAAACGCTCACCTGGATCGTTGGTAAGCTGGTGTGCTCGGGGCGGCATcagtgctgctcctgctccagacACGGATGCTGGTGGTTCTGCTGCCCCTGCCTGAAGAAGAGGAATCCCAACCACATGCGCCCGCTCGCACGCGTCAGACAGAAGCGCTTGAAGCGCAACACCGTGCAGCCCATCGCGTCCCACCGGCCCGCAGGAAGACACCGCCGCACCGACGGCTCGGTGGAGACGGTGTGCGACAGTGAGACGGACGCTGGCGCGGCCGCCGTGGGCCGCCGCATGTCGGGGGAGATGATCTCTGTGAACGAGTTCATGGTGTCCAATAAGGTGTCTCTGGCACTGCTGCAGAAGCAGCTGAGCGAAACCGCTCATCAGGGCCCGCGGCAGAGCTACAGCCATCAAAACGGATTCTCTGGGGGTGTTGGGGCCTTGGCCATTATGAATAATCGCCTACAGGAGACCAGCATGGATAGGTAG